The genome window TATTTCTTAGAATCGGTGGATAGGAAACCAGTTCGCCACCGGGCCGGGCAATTTCTAACGTTACTGCTGCAGCATAACGGTCATGAAGTCCGACGATCTTATTCGCTCAGTTCAGCCGGTACCGAACCATTGCGACTTACGATCAAACGTGTGCAGAACGGCGAGATTTCCCGCTATCTGCATGATACCTTACGAGTAGGTGATGTGCTGACCAGTCTACAACCCGCCGGACGCTTTACGCTGGACGAAAATTTACCGGGTGATCTTGTATTGTTAGGCGCCGGAAGTGGCATTACACCGTTGTTCGCACTTGTCAAGCAGGTACTGTGGATAGAGACGCATCGGCGAGTGACACTGCTATATAGTAACGCCAATGAACGGGCCACCATTTTTCGGGAAGAGCTGGACGATCTACAGCGTCAGTTTCCTGACCGTTTCCGCCTGTTATATCTGTTGAGTAACCCGTCTGACGAATGGAATTGGCTGCGTGGACGGTTAAACAATGTGATGCTCGAACGGCTGCTTCCCGATCTGGTCGGTG of Spirosoma agri contains these proteins:
- a CDS encoding ferredoxin--NADP reductase, with amino-acid sequence MTDDLLKLRIVRIHTETSDTKSYFLESVDRKPVRHRAGQFLTLLLQHNGHEVRRSYSLSSAGTEPLRLTIKRVQNGEISRYLHDTLRVGDVLTSLQPAGRFTLDENLPGDLVLLGAGSGITPLFALVKQVLWIETHRRVTLLYSNANERATIFREELDDLQRQFPDRFRLLYLLSNPSDEWNWLRGRLNNVMLERLLPDLVGESDGETVHFYICGPGDYMRMVQFTLVFSGFRPDQIRRENFVVEPVVLTPPPLSAQDRTVLLRFRGRETEIQVPAYKSILQAALDEGISLPYSCRGGRCSTCVARCQSGRVHMTINDVLTERDLREGWVLTCTGYPESDGVVIEV